agtcagtgagaacctgtgatgtacctaaacaggcgagctcctggcagtcaacagataaaaggaacaaagaccacaaagcaaggaggcttgtggtggctggccagctgtgaatcttgtgtgatatatgggttatggcctctggtaatcgattaccaagggtgggtaatcgattacaaggcttaaaaatgaagacaggaggctaagatggtctctggtaatcgattaccaagggggtgtaatcgattaccaggcttgaaaacgaggtcaggaagccatgagggcttctggtaatcgattaccaagggggtgtaatcgattaccaggcttagaattGAAGGCAGCAGGTTGtagaggcctctggtaatcgattaccagtccgtgtaatcgattacacagaggaatgggtcactggtaatcgattaccaggtatgtgtaatcgattacacagtgcctttttcaggtttttatgtcctgaagctgtgtaattcgagtttggcctctggtaatcgattaccaaggctgtgtaatcgattaccagagatgaaaagcctaaagatacccctttttacttgcatgtagtggttatgagacgcattgtgcggcggcatagttagattcttgtgaaagagtctacccctttcttttctttcttatagatcgtgatggcggcacagcaaatccatgatcgagtagagatggagtgcctagagggagcttgggagaccctcgaaggcaacacgaggtgccgatttcgaggcacgattcgattcacggctacttctttggtgcatccagatgaacccgtgCGCACACTTCAGcgtactgtggagtggatactacccacgcctacaccataccgtctagtggagccagtccaagtgattgaGGTAACGtcgtccgaggaagaccctgaggaggatcttgaGGAGCTACCCCTCGAGCCTGCTggggatgctcttgactttctcccgaggaagtcatgtcggcatctgaggcagactctacggaggatagtggcccgagagAGATGGCGaccagtggaggctcttcatcatagtggacagttccatggactagttttatatactttttgagggtgggtgtatctaggactgactgttaggtttactcttttgtttttgtatgggtagacctgttgtataggaatttgatgattgtatacatgtggctgaagccaccactgtggacacctttgttctggatgacactatgtattttgtaaaactcccatattttggacagctttaaatgatgaatgtatttatgatcaatcttgttatttgaaaagaaagcattagcaactttatttgtaaaagagtttatcgaccgtattttattcttttattttcacgtgacgacctaaagtaatgactggtacattcttccttttgaaacagcaaaagagtttagagattatgagcggaaagaaagaaatgactccgaatagagttttgaactggccattcaggactctatagtgaggattttccttctaaacctagttatggtgaaaagagaaagaaatgaaaaagaaaaagaagaaaaaaaaattaccatggtttttgttatttaaatcattactatcaaagcagtcattaatttagggacgccacaagcACCATTAAGGGTAAAGACTCTTCCCGTGGTCTTTGGATGTCTAGTTTAGTCATTTGGGCCTCCACCATTTTGCTCTTTCTTGGGTCGTGAACAATCTCTTTGAGTGTGTCCCTTTTGTCCACAATTAAAACATGTTACGCCTATATCAGGACAATTCGAGGAGATGTGCCCTGGCTTACCACATCTGTAACAAATGACATGAGTGGAGAAAGTATTGGGTTTGCTACCGCTACCACCTGCAAATCCCCTAGCAACAGTCCTCTGATTGTCATGGCGGTTACCATATTGCTTAGGAGGAGTCGAATATGGTTTTCCTCGATGTTGAGGCCCATTCTTTTTGTTCCTCATTGGACCTATACTTCTATAATAGGCCGCCCTGTCTCGGGAGTCTTCATCCCAAATCCGACACATATTAACCAAAAGTGGGTATTGACGAACACCTTGGTAATTCACAGCTTGCTTCACTTCAGGTCGTAAGCCATTCAGAAACTTTACATACTTGGAACTCTCACCATCTCTCCCTTGATAATGGGGAAAGTACCTCACCAGCTCCTCAAACTGCATATTCAGCCACAGTCATACTTCCTTGCTTAAGCTCCAAGAACTCCATCTCCTTCTTGCTCCTAACATCCTCGGGAAAGTATTTCTCCAAAAACACTCTCTTGAAGACATCCCAGATCACATCTTGACCTTCAGCATCTAGGCATTGGTGAGTATTCTCCCACCAATACTCGGCCTCTTCCACTAGAGTATATGCACCAAAAGCAACCTTTTGCCCCTTCGGACATGCCATAAATCggaaaattttctcaatttctcTTATCCAGTTCTGAGCACCATCAGGGTTGTATCCTCCattaaaagaaggagggttgttTCGTTGGAAGTGATCCAACCCCTGGTACTCAACAGCTCCACCAACTTCTCCTCTATTTGGATTCCCTATAGCTTGAGCTAAGGCTTGAAGGGCATCAGCTATCGCACGGTCATTCCGTCCAGCCATCACTCCCTATACACACCAGGGAGTTAGACTTGGAAGGAATACACACAAACAAAGAACCACACAACAATCATAACCATCACAAATTCCTACTCAGTTACTCTTGAGAGTTGATGCCTCGAGACATTAGCACTCTCTTTCCATCATTTGTATTTTCTGATCGCTTGCCATATCATTCCTTTtcccttcacaaattatacagGTGGCCAGTCTAATAATCTGTGGCCCGACATTGAAATTCATGGTATAGCAGACATCAGgaaaacaaattcaatatgACTACAACAATCAAATCTCTATAGCTAGTAGGAACACAACTAGTGAGTAAGTGTTAATAACAAACAATGAACATCAAACATCAGCAAACAAACAACATCAAGCATTCAACAAAACAACCAGAGAATGCACAAAAAAACATAGCAGACTCACAACTCACTGGCCGAAAGGTtcaacctgctctgataccactaaatgtaacgacccgcctcgtcgctacgatatccacactctaatatacgctaatttcaattattaacaaaagaactcccttaattttgcttatg
This region of Glycine max cultivar Williams 82 chromosome 7, Glycine_max_v4.0, whole genome shotgun sequence genomic DNA includes:
- the LOC102661638 gene encoding uncharacterized protein; the encoded protein is MAGRNDRAIADALQALAQAIGNPNRGEVGGAVEYQGLDHFQRNNPPSFNGGYNPDGAQNWIREIEKIFRFMACPKGQKVAFGAYTLVEEAEYWWENTHQCLDAEGQDVIWDVFKRVFLEKYFPEDVRSKKEMEFLELKQGSMTVAEYAV